The Kluyvera intermedia genome window below encodes:
- a CDS encoding TonB-dependent siderophore receptor: protein MKKTAFRVCTLSGMIALALSAQGYAQESTMVVTASGEGSELPGWTNSATKSAVAESKTPQVINTLSQHEISQRHATSVNEILRYAPGVSTETRGSTSYMSEYKIRGFTVDNEFYNGLQLPYNVTGNTKARIDPLLIDSVDILKGPSSVLYGNGSPGGLVNIQGKKPQTTPRTEMGFNTGTRNLKEGYIDSTGRITDSDWSYRLLGKAIEGDDQPHTTRYEDYLVAPSVTWQPSDKTRLTIDALAQNTPSLTPSNPLPLSYLRSSYANKRDFAGDKWSGFKQRQWMVGYSLEHEFDSGWGVTQKARYFDIDTHQQSIYSTGNAGNPVYELNRFAYTTDEDLHSFNIDNQVTRTLALGEWQHHLLAGFDYQKLNSHYNYDYATNTPGIDMRNPNYGLVNEDSLGLYTAQKNRLSYNQKGYYLQDQMAYGGLNILASLRYDDYQSGTTDYLNSDKKEWISQDRVTKRLGALYAFDNGLSPFISYSEGFKPVSPARGLTAEQVKPTTSKQVEGGVKYLLADYATTFTASVFNIRQKNVLSADPSFTYRQTGEIESKGAELSAISRPTDNINLIANYAYTHAINTKDETYQGKRPTQVPENAFNLWGDYTFDQSLARGLTVGAGVRYTGPMEISPNNDEGKLGGTTQYDMSVSYDLSAVNSSLNGLVLKASAQNLTNKETLTCYDSTNCWIGRDRTVQVGASYTF, encoded by the coding sequence ATGAAAAAGACCGCTTTTCGCGTTTGTACGCTTTCGGGAATGATTGCGTTAGCGCTTTCCGCACAGGGGTATGCCCAGGAATCCACCATGGTGGTGACTGCATCGGGTGAGGGGAGTGAATTACCGGGCTGGACCAACAGCGCCACCAAATCGGCGGTGGCGGAAAGTAAAACGCCGCAGGTTATCAACACCCTCAGTCAGCATGAAATCAGCCAGCGTCACGCGACTTCAGTCAATGAAATTCTGCGTTATGCGCCAGGCGTCTCAACGGAGACGCGCGGCAGTACGAGCTATATGAGCGAATACAAAATTCGCGGCTTCACCGTCGACAACGAATTCTACAATGGTCTCCAACTGCCCTATAACGTAACCGGCAACACCAAAGCGCGTATCGATCCGCTGCTGATTGATAGCGTTGATATTCTTAAAGGGCCATCCTCCGTACTCTATGGCAATGGTTCGCCGGGCGGACTGGTGAATATTCAGGGTAAAAAGCCGCAGACCACACCGCGCACGGAAATGGGCTTCAATACCGGTACGCGCAATCTCAAAGAAGGGTATATCGACTCCACCGGGCGCATTACTGACAGCGACTGGAGCTATCGTCTGCTGGGTAAGGCCATCGAAGGTGACGACCAGCCGCACACCACCCGCTATGAAGACTATCTGGTTGCGCCAAGCGTGACCTGGCAGCCAAGCGATAAAACGCGCCTAACGATTGATGCCCTGGCACAGAACACCCCAAGCCTGACGCCGTCGAACCCTCTGCCGCTTTCCTATTTGCGCTCCAGCTACGCCAACAAGCGCGATTTCGCGGGCGATAAATGGAGTGGTTTCAAACAGCGTCAGTGGATGGTGGGCTACAGCTTAGAGCACGAGTTCGACAGCGGCTGGGGGGTAACGCAAAAAGCGCGTTACTTTGATATTGATACCCATCAGCAAAGCATCTATTCCACCGGTAATGCGGGTAATCCGGTTTATGAACTCAACCGATTTGCCTATACCACCGATGAAGACCTGCACAGCTTTAACATTGATAACCAGGTCACCCGGACGCTGGCTCTGGGCGAATGGCAGCACCACTTGCTGGCCGGGTTCGACTATCAGAAGCTCAATTCACATTACAACTATGACTATGCTACCAACACGCCTGGCATCGACATGCGTAACCCGAATTACGGGTTAGTGAATGAAGATTCGCTGGGGCTTTACACCGCGCAGAAAAACCGTCTTTCCTACAACCAGAAAGGCTATTACTTACAGGATCAGATGGCCTACGGTGGCCTGAATATTCTTGCCAGCCTGCGCTATGACGATTACCAGTCCGGCACCACCGATTATCTCAATAGCGATAAAAAAGAGTGGATTTCGCAAGACCGTGTCACCAAGCGTCTGGGCGCGCTGTATGCTTTTGACAACGGTTTATCGCCATTCATCAGCTACTCCGAAGGCTTCAAACCGGTATCACCCGCGCGCGGGCTGACGGCGGAACAGGTGAAACCGACGACCAGTAAGCAGGTGGAAGGCGGGGTGAAATACCTGTTGGCCGATTATGCCACCACCTTTACGGCATCGGTGTTCAACATTCGTCAGAAAAACGTGTTGAGCGCGGACCCAAGCTTTACCTATCGTCAGACCGGGGAGATTGAATCGAAAGGTGCCGAACTGTCAGCGATAAGCCGTCCAACCGACAATATCAACCTGATCGCGAACTATGCCTACACGCACGCCATTAATACGAAGGATGAAACCTATCAGGGTAAACGTCCGACGCAGGTACCAGAAAATGCGTTCAACCTGTGGGGCGACTATACCTTTGATCAGAGTCTGGCGCGTGGCCTGACCGTAGGCGCTGGGGTGCGTTATACCGGGCCAATGGAGATTTCGCCGAATAATGACGAAGGCAAATTGGGCGGAACCACGCAGTATGATATGTCGGTTTCTTACGATCTGTCTGCGGTGAACAGCAGCCTGAACGGGCTGGTGCTCAAAGCCAGTGCCCAGAACCTGACCAACAAAGAGACGTTAACCTGCTATGACAGCACCAACTGCTGGATTGGCCGCGATCGTACGGTACAGGTAGGGGCGAGTTACACCTTCTAA
- the emtA gene encoding membrane-bound lytic murein transglycosylase EmtA: protein MKLRWFAFLIVLLAGCSSKSDYRNPPWNPEVPVKRAMQWMPISEKAGTAWGVSPRLITAIIAVESGGNPTLVSKSNAVGLMQLKASTSGLDVYRHMGWKGQPSTSELKNPERNISMGAAYLSILEHGSLAGINDPEVMQYALMVSYSNGAGALLRTFSSNRKKAIEEINDLDADEFFDHVVNNHPSPQAPRYIWKVKKAMDAM from the coding sequence GTGAAATTGAGATGGTTTGCTTTTTTAATTGTATTGCTTGCAGGATGTAGCTCTAAATCGGATTACCGCAATCCGCCGTGGAATCCAGAAGTCCCGGTGAAACGCGCGATGCAGTGGATGCCTATTTCTGAAAAAGCCGGTACGGCCTGGGGGGTAAGCCCGCGGCTTATCACCGCCATTATCGCCGTTGAATCCGGGGGAAATCCGACGCTTGTCAGTAAATCTAATGCGGTAGGGTTGATGCAGCTAAAAGCCTCAACTTCCGGCCTAGATGTATATCGTCATATGGGCTGGAAAGGTCAACCGTCAACCAGCGAACTGAAAAACCCAGAGCGGAATATCTCAATGGGCGCAGCTTATCTGAGCATTCTGGAGCACGGATCGCTGGCGGGAATTAATGACCCGGAGGTGATGCAATATGCGCTGATGGTTTCCTATTCAAACGGCGCGGGTGCGTTGTTACGAACCTTCTCGTCAAATCGCAAAAAAGCGATTGAAGAGATTAACGATCTGGATGCGGATGAGTTCTTCGACCATGTAGTGAACAACCATCCTTCGCCTCAGGCACCGCGCTATATCTGGAAAGTGAAGAAAGCGATGGACGCTATGTAA
- a CDS encoding GlsB/YeaQ/YmgE family stress response membrane protein: MGIIAWIVFGLIAGIIAKFLMPGRDGGGFFLTCILGIVGAVVGGWLATTFGLGGSVSGFNLHSFLVAVVGAIVVLAVFRLIRRD, encoded by the coding sequence ATGGGTATTATTGCCTGGATTGTTTTTGGTCTGATTGCCGGTATTATTGCTAAATTTCTGATGCCGGGACGTGATGGGGGTGGTTTCTTTCTCACCTGTATCCTCGGGATTGTTGGTGCGGTCGTGGGCGGCTGGCTGGCGACGACGTTTGGACTCGGCGGCAGCGTGAGTGGTTTTAACCTGCACAGCTTCCTGGTCGCTGTGGTGGGTGCCATTGTGGTACTGGCGGTATTCCGTTTGATTCGCCGCGATTAA
- the ldcA gene encoding muramoyltetrapeptide carboxypeptidase, with protein MSSFHLIAPSGYCINQTAAQCGVTRLTKSGHQVANQQVITRRDQRFAGTESERLADINGLAQLMGKNQIVMPVRGGYGASRLLEDVDWSALIARQQRDPLLICGHSDFTAIQFGLLAKGNVITFSGPMLAGNFGADTLNSFTEEHFWRALRNPTLCIEWEGDGPDCATEGTLWGGNLAMINSLIGTPWMPEIQGGILVLEDINEHPFRVERMLLQLLYAGILPRQRAIVLGSFSGAQPNDYDAGYDLAAMYDYLRSRLSIPVITGLDFGHEQRTVTLPLGAKAQLTHHSTRSTLTLCGHPVLNE; from the coding sequence ATGTCTTCGTTTCATCTCATCGCCCCTTCCGGCTACTGCATTAACCAGACGGCTGCACAATGCGGGGTCACTCGGCTAACGAAGTCCGGGCATCAGGTAGCGAATCAGCAGGTCATCACGCGTCGCGACCAGCGGTTTGCGGGGACTGAGAGCGAACGACTGGCGGATATCAACGGACTGGCCCAGTTGATGGGTAAAAATCAGATTGTGATGCCGGTACGTGGCGGTTACGGCGCGAGCCGTCTGCTTGAAGACGTTGACTGGTCAGCGCTTATAGCCCGTCAGCAGCGCGATCCGCTGCTAATATGCGGCCACAGCGATTTCACCGCCATTCAGTTTGGGCTACTGGCAAAAGGCAACGTCATCACCTTTAGCGGCCCCATGCTCGCAGGCAACTTTGGCGCGGACACGCTGAATAGTTTTACCGAAGAGCACTTCTGGCGCGCGCTGCGTAACCCAACCTTGTGCATTGAATGGGAAGGTGATGGGCCTGACTGTGCAACCGAAGGCACCTTGTGGGGCGGAAATCTGGCGATGATTAATTCGCTTATCGGCACGCCATGGATGCCAGAGATCCAGGGCGGCATTCTGGTACTGGAAGATATTAACGAACATCCGTTCCGCGTTGAGCGAATGCTGCTGCAACTGCTTTATGCCGGAATTTTACCGCGTCAGCGTGCCATCGTGCTGGGTAGTTTTAGCGGTGCTCAACCCAATGACTATGATGCTGGTTACGATCTTGCCGCAATGTATGATTACCTGCGTTCTCGTCTTTCAATACCGGTGATTACCGGCCTCGATTTTGGTCATGAACAGCGCACCGTTACCCTGCCACTCGGGGCAAAAGCGCAGCTTACGCATCATTCAACACGCTCCACGCTGACACTATGCGGCCACCCGGTATTAAACGAATAA
- a CDS encoding amidase produces the protein MQPVYESNGFVERFTLGEGDLSFAVKDTLDVAGYRTLAGCPALVDTLVVQHHATIVETLLENGCVLNGKTTLHELAFGVTGINAWGGTPVNPLYPTLIPGGSSSGSAAVVASGEVDFSLGTDTGGSVRMPAACCGILGLKPGYGVLSRQGVMPADSSLDCVGIFARSADVLRQALNRLDVPVDAPLDTLPEITFIAAALPEIDAQLLTFLAGVGVHPQRAELLTLTDAHLAGITIISHENWLAFNPLLATGAVSADVATRIRSGEIVTAKALDDAEQVRQRFTADVDALLAKTPLLALATLPELPPTLVEANDPLSVVNLTRLVRPFNLSGHPAITLPAGEHSGRPIALQLVARKGAEGLLVQAAEWLTTRRRH, from the coding sequence ATGCAGCCAGTTTACGAGAGCAATGGGTTTGTTGAACGGTTTACCCTCGGCGAGGGCGACCTGAGTTTTGCCGTCAAAGATACGTTGGACGTGGCGGGATACCGTACGCTGGCTGGGTGTCCGGCGCTGGTGGACACGCTGGTTGTACAGCATCACGCAACTATCGTCGAGACACTGCTGGAAAACGGCTGCGTGTTAAACGGTAAAACCACGCTTCATGAACTGGCGTTTGGCGTCACCGGGATTAATGCCTGGGGCGGCACGCCAGTGAATCCGCTTTATCCCACGTTAATTCCCGGCGGCTCCTCAAGCGGATCGGCTGCGGTTGTGGCCTCCGGCGAGGTCGATTTTTCGCTGGGCACCGATACCGGTGGATCGGTGCGTATGCCCGCCGCCTGCTGCGGTATTCTCGGGTTGAAACCCGGCTACGGCGTATTAAGCCGTCAGGGCGTGATGCCCGCCGACAGTTCGCTTGATTGCGTCGGTATCTTTGCACGTTCTGCTGACGTATTGCGTCAGGCGTTGAACCGCCTTGATGTTCCAGTTGATGCACCGCTGGACACCTTGCCAGAAATCACGTTTATCGCCGCCGCGCTGCCGGAAATAGATGCGCAGCTGCTGACGTTTCTCGCCGGTGTGGGCGTTCATCCACAGCGTGCCGAATTGTTAACCCTTACCGATGCTCATCTGGCAGGAATTACCATTATTAGCCATGAAAACTGGCTGGCGTTTAATCCACTGTTAGCGACCGGTGCCGTTTCCGCTGATGTTGCCACGCGCATACGTAGCGGTGAAATCGTCACGGCAAAAGCGCTTGATGATGCCGAACAAGTCCGTCAGCGTTTTACCGCAGATGTTGATGCGCTGCTGGCGAAAACGCCGCTGCTGGCGCTGGCAACCTTACCCGAACTGCCCCCGACGCTGGTTGAGGCTAACGATCCGCTAAGCGTGGTTAACCTGACCCGACTGGTGCGTCCGTTCAATCTCAGCGGCCACCCGGCAATAACGCTACCCGCAGGTGAGCACAGTGGCCGTCCAATAGCCCTACAGCTGGTTGCCCGCAAAGGTGCCGAAGGCTTGCTGGTGCAGGCCGCCGAGTGGCTCACGACGCGACGACGTCACTAA
- the hpaX gene encoding 4-hydroxyphenylacetate permease encodes MNDSPSTEQTRSGAQAPTPLNPRQQAVINKLFRRLVVFLFVLFVFSYLDRINIGFAGLTMGKDLGLTSTMFGLATTLFYVMYVVCGIPSNVMLTIVGARRWIAILMIVWGIASTATLFATGPNSLYALRMLVGIAEAGFLPGLLYYMTYWFPAHYRARANALFMIAMPVTMALGSLASGYILNMDGMLNLKGWQWLFLLEGFPSVLLGLVVWFWLDDSPSTAKWLTDDDKACLNEMLEADKLSALQTQSVIASASVGQKSILSELFTPVIILYTLAYFCLTNTLSALSVWTPLILRSFNAESSNVTIGLLSAIPQVCTIIGMIWWSKRSDHHNERKLHTLLPYLFAAAGWMLTATSDNPQLQFTGIVMASMGAFAAMVIFWTTPDRVMSLRARALGIAVINGTGMTGAALGPLLMGWMKDVTGSFNAGIFMVAGFLVLGAIIVAFIPMKAVVKPVANAGVSPESA; translated from the coding sequence ATGAACGATAGCCCTTCTACGGAGCAGACCCGCTCCGGGGCACAAGCCCCAACGCCTCTGAATCCCCGCCAACAGGCGGTCATCAACAAACTTTTCCGCCGATTAGTCGTTTTTTTATTTGTGCTGTTTGTCTTCTCCTACCTCGACCGTATCAATATTGGCTTTGCCGGCCTGACGATGGGCAAAGATTTAGGCTTAACCAGCACCATGTTTGGCCTGGCAACTACGCTGTTTTATGTGATGTACGTGGTATGTGGCATTCCGAGTAACGTCATGCTGACTATCGTCGGCGCACGGCGCTGGATTGCGATACTGATGATAGTCTGGGGGATTGCCTCCACGGCAACCTTGTTTGCTACCGGGCCGAACAGTCTGTATGCCCTGCGAATGCTGGTCGGGATTGCAGAGGCGGGCTTCCTGCCGGGCTTGTTGTATTACATGACCTACTGGTTCCCGGCGCATTATCGCGCCCGGGCCAATGCGTTGTTTATGATTGCCATGCCGGTGACAATGGCGCTGGGGTCGCTGGCTTCCGGCTACATTCTGAATATGGACGGCATGCTTAACCTGAAAGGCTGGCAGTGGCTGTTCTTGCTGGAAGGTTTCCCGTCGGTGTTACTGGGGTTAGTGGTCTGGTTCTGGCTGGATGACAGTCCGTCCACCGCTAAATGGCTGACCGATGACGATAAAGCCTGCCTGAACGAAATGCTGGAAGCGGACAAACTGAGCGCATTGCAAACCCAAAGCGTGATTGCTAGCGCGTCTGTGGGGCAAAAAAGTATCCTGAGCGAATTGTTCACGCCGGTGATTATTCTCTACACCCTCGCCTATTTTTGCCTGACCAATACGCTGAGCGCGTTAAGCGTCTGGACTCCGCTGATTCTGCGCAGTTTTAACGCCGAAAGCAGCAATGTGACGATTGGTTTACTGAGCGCTATTCCGCAGGTCTGTACCATCATCGGTATGATCTGGTGGAGTAAGCGTTCTGACCACCACAACGAACGCAAGCTGCATACCCTGCTCCCGTATCTGTTCGCAGCCGCCGGTTGGATGTTGACCGCCACCAGCGACAATCCGCAATTGCAATTTACCGGCATCGTGATGGCCTCGATGGGTGCGTTTGCGGCGATGGTTATCTTCTGGACAACGCCGGATAGAGTGATGTCGCTGCGCGCCCGAGCATTGGGGATTGCGGTGATAAACGGCACTGGCATGACCGGCGCGGCGCTGGGGCCTTTGTTGATGGGGTGGATGAAGGATGTAACCGGCAGCTTTAATGCGGGGATCTTTATGGTCGCCGGATTCCTGGTGCTGGGGGCGATTATCGTCGCGTTTATTCCGATGAAGGCGGTGGTGAAGCCAGTTGCTAACGCTGGCGTTTCCCCAGAGTCGGCGTAA
- the tssD gene encoding type VI secretion system tube protein TssD: MSDIIYLRVTGETQGNISAGCGTYASVGNRWQHGHEDEIFSFSLTHALRGTGKGINLEGLRFQKLIDKSTPLFINAITNNERLFIEIDFWRINRTGRWERYYYIELRNASVIDIHTRITLNDLPTEDISVAYDYIQYKHLIANTAFDYLAFHAEYNHLFIPRRAQPPAPPKPAPVKPPSPLAPKVTPVYAKSCLKEKGYTDAGSAEEPAKNFGQVAIFAQPVADDCCCYTHPDEASAAPLALGTLTQVSGEWSLSGILGAARAISWMGVLASALYVPSAGKGSDRVPGRDEFWYEEELRKKARAGGTATTRVRFFWGTDIHGKPQVFGVHTGEGTPYENVRVANMVWNADTQRYEFTPAHGADGPLITWTPGNPQNGDVPAHTGNQAAPINQPTILVNPIPDGQGEYTTPPLPMPDVADFNDYILVFPADSGVQPIYVYLKDDPRDQPGTAIGNGVKLTSETKWLDMSATNEGNGAPIPAHIADKLRGRKYKNFGEFRESLWLEVSKDPELIEQFLKSNRERINRGTAPWTPDAGYYYGPNMTVKKFQIHHVIAIEHGGEVYDMDNLKVVTPRLHDEIHYRR; encoded by the coding sequence ATGAGCGATATTATTTACCTGCGAGTTACAGGTGAGACACAAGGAAACATTTCGGCCGGGTGTGGCACCTACGCCTCGGTAGGCAATCGCTGGCAACACGGGCATGAAGACGAGATATTTTCCTTTTCACTCACCCATGCGCTGCGTGGTACCGGAAAAGGGATTAATCTTGAAGGACTTCGCTTCCAGAAATTAATTGATAAAAGCACCCCACTATTTATTAATGCAATCACTAATAATGAAAGACTGTTTATTGAAATTGATTTCTGGCGAATAAATCGAACCGGCAGATGGGAACGCTATTATTACATTGAACTGAGAAATGCTTCGGTAATCGATATTCACACACGGATTACGCTTAACGACCTGCCTACCGAAGACATTTCGGTGGCGTACGACTATATCCAGTACAAACACCTTATCGCCAACACGGCGTTCGACTACCTGGCGTTTCACGCAGAATATAATCATCTGTTTATACCGCGCCGCGCCCAGCCACCCGCGCCCCCGAAACCTGCACCGGTAAAACCGCCTTCTCCTCTCGCCCCTAAAGTCACTCCGGTTTACGCCAAATCCTGCCTGAAAGAGAAAGGATATACGGATGCCGGGAGCGCAGAAGAACCGGCGAAAAACTTCGGACAGGTAGCCATATTTGCCCAGCCGGTGGCCGATGACTGCTGCTGTTATACGCATCCCGATGAAGCTTCGGCCGCTCCCCTGGCGCTGGGGACACTGACACAGGTATCTGGCGAATGGTCGCTAAGCGGCATACTCGGTGCAGCAAGGGCAATATCCTGGATGGGTGTACTGGCCTCTGCACTGTATGTCCCCTCAGCCGGTAAAGGCAGCGACCGGGTACCCGGTCGCGATGAGTTCTGGTACGAGGAAGAGCTGCGGAAAAAAGCGCGGGCAGGAGGAACAGCCACCACCCGCGTCCGCTTCTTCTGGGGAACGGATATTCACGGAAAGCCGCAGGTATTCGGCGTGCATACCGGTGAAGGCACGCCGTATGAGAACGTGCGCGTGGCGAATATGGTGTGGAATGCCGACACGCAGCGCTACGAATTTACCCCCGCCCACGGCGCTGACGGGCCGCTGATTACCTGGACGCCGGGAAATCCGCAGAACGGTGATGTACCCGCCCATACGGGCAACCAGGCTGCACCAATCAACCAGCCGACGATACTGGTTAATCCCATCCCGGATGGCCAGGGCGAATACACCACGCCGCCGCTCCCGATGCCGGATGTCGCCGATTTTAACGATTATATTCTGGTGTTTCCGGCGGATTCCGGGGTTCAGCCGATTTATGTTTATCTTAAAGACGATCCACGTGATCAGCCGGGAACGGCCATCGGAAATGGCGTTAAGCTCACCTCAGAAACAAAATGGCTGGATATGTCAGCGACAAACGAAGGGAATGGCGCGCCGATCCCGGCTCATATTGCAGATAAACTTCGGGGGAGAAAATATAAGAATTTCGGTGAGTTTAGAGAATCTCTCTGGCTTGAAGTCAGTAAAGATCCAGAACTTATTGAACAATTTCTTAAAAGTAATCGCGAACGTATAAACAGAGGAACGGCTCCCTGGACACCGGATGCTGGTTACTATTATGGCCCTAATATGACCGTTAAAAAATTCCAAATACATCATGTTATTGCAATCGAGCACGGTGGTGAAGTGTATGATATGGATAATTTAAAAGTCGTTACGCCCCGTTTACACGATGAGATTCACTACAGAAGATAA
- a CDS encoding MarR family winged helix-turn-helix transcriptional regulator → MRHSKNISDDRSDETEFHREEFPFYWIVNVYARYTQTVEIALKKIALDVSRFRVLMITHQYGEASISQISEYALAKMPTVTKIVGRLRDDGLVTTASSERDARVTVVMLTDAGKQKVAEAMPLVGKIFDKGFKGMSVSQVEKMNQSLSKVLDNLNEL, encoded by the coding sequence ATGCGTCATTCAAAAAACATATCGGACGATCGGTCTGACGAGACCGAGTTTCACCGTGAAGAGTTTCCGTTCTACTGGATTGTTAACGTCTACGCGCGTTACACCCAGACTGTCGAAATAGCCCTGAAAAAGATTGCCCTCGACGTCTCGCGATTTCGCGTGCTGATGATTACTCACCAGTACGGCGAAGCGAGCATTTCGCAAATCTCTGAGTATGCGCTGGCAAAAATGCCGACCGTGACCAAAATCGTTGGCCGCCTGCGTGATGATGGCCTGGTGACAACTGCCAGCAGCGAGCGCGACGCGCGGGTCACGGTGGTGATGCTCACCGATGCCGGGAAGCAGAAAGTGGCGGAAGCGATGCCGTTAGTGGGCAAGATTTTCGACAAGGGTTTCAAGGGAATGAGCGTCAGCCAGGTCGAAAAAATGAACCAGTCGCTGTCGAAAGTCCTCGATAACCTCAATGAATTATGA
- a CDS encoding acyl-CoA dehydrogenase family protein — translation MSAVPTREALDPLLSEVAARSEDFEHQRHISDDIISRFQQVGVYRALVPKIYGGDECSPAQFCELIEQIATADGSAGWVASFGMSPFYLGALPVDTLKELYRNGPDVVFAGGIFPTQKAHQADGGYRVSGRWSFASGSMGASVLGVGILPDGEQPLPRMAVLPRASVQIDPVWNTVGLAGTGSHDLLVDDVFVPHEWTFIRGGALNLEGPLYRYPVLSLATQVLSVVALGVARAALNEIYAIAHRQQSVTGAPRLADRPQAQMQIARCEADLRSARAWFYDAIDDVWQRLLSGDDPSCEQINALRLSSTHVTRVAAEVARQALALNGMGGVTMTSPLQRYVRDTMVITQHAFMGDLSYLNAGTVFFGGKPQPGYL, via the coding sequence ATGTCTGCCGTCCCTACCCGTGAAGCGCTAGATCCGCTGTTGAGTGAAGTTGCGGCCCGAAGCGAAGATTTTGAGCATCAACGTCATATTTCTGACGACATTATCAGCCGTTTTCAGCAGGTCGGCGTCTACCGCGCGCTAGTGCCGAAAATCTACGGTGGCGATGAATGTTCACCGGCGCAGTTTTGCGAGCTGATTGAACAGATTGCCACGGCGGACGGTTCCGCAGGCTGGGTCGCAAGCTTTGGCATGAGCCCGTTTTATCTCGGCGCGCTGCCCGTCGATACATTAAAAGAACTCTATCGAAATGGCCCAGACGTGGTTTTTGCGGGCGGCATTTTCCCCACCCAAAAGGCCCATCAGGCCGACGGTGGTTACCGCGTTAGCGGGCGCTGGAGTTTTGCCAGCGGCAGCATGGGCGCCTCGGTATTAGGCGTCGGGATCTTGCCAGACGGTGAGCAACCCCTGCCGCGCATGGCGGTATTGCCGCGAGCCAGCGTACAAATTGATCCGGTATGGAACACGGTCGGGCTTGCGGGAACCGGCAGCCACGATTTGCTGGTGGACGATGTTTTCGTGCCCCATGAGTGGACCTTTATTCGTGGCGGCGCGCTCAATCTGGAAGGGCCGCTGTACCGCTATCCGGTGCTGTCATTGGCGACCCAGGTGCTATCGGTAGTGGCACTCGGCGTGGCCCGTGCCGCTCTGAACGAAATCTATGCAATTGCCCATCGCCAGCAGTCGGTGACCGGCGCGCCACGTCTGGCCGACCGCCCGCAGGCGCAGATGCAAATTGCCCGCTGCGAAGCCGACCTGCGCTCCGCACGCGCCTGGTTCTACGACGCCATTGACGATGTGTGGCAGCGCTTGCTAAGCGGTGACGATCCCAGTTGCGAACAGATTAACGCTTTACGTTTGTCGTCAACCCATGTGACCCGCGTTGCCGCCGAGGTGGCACGTCAAGCGCTGGCGCTCAACGGGATGGGCGGCGTCACCATGACCAGCCCGCTACAGCGCTATGTCCGCGACACGATGGTGATTACTCAGCATGCCTTTATGGGCGATCTCTCATATCTCAACGCAGGCACCGTCTTTTTCGGCGGTAAACCGCAGCCTGGTTACCTGTGA
- the ycgR gene encoding flagellar brake protein YcgR, protein MSEHNTQFLKQNPLAVLNVLRDLQHNNAALRVSWGSRQFISRILEVSQQRLIIDFGSREDDNNAAVTARNIAMVAETNGAKIEFTVPQMQVENYQGLPAFVMPTPLAVWCIQRREYFRIPAPLHPAYFGKATLADKSVLRFRLFDLSLGGMGALLDTSPPESLVPGIQLKEIELDMGQWGRFRCDVQLLAVSERKVVDSKGETIVTPRLSFRFLHMNPVLERSLQRIIFSLEREARERANNVR, encoded by the coding sequence GTGAGTGAGCACAACACACAGTTTCTTAAGCAAAATCCTTTAGCTGTATTAAATGTCCTTCGCGATCTCCAGCACAATAACGCTGCACTTCGCGTGAGTTGGGGATCGCGACAGTTTATTAGCCGTATTCTGGAGGTCAGTCAGCAGCGGTTGATTATCGACTTCGGCAGCCGCGAGGATGATAACAATGCGGCAGTAACGGCGAGAAATATCGCCATGGTTGCAGAAACCAACGGCGCAAAAATTGAGTTCACGGTGCCGCAGATGCAGGTCGAAAATTATCAAGGTCTGCCCGCCTTTGTTATGCCAACGCCGCTTGCAGTGTGGTGCATTCAGCGTCGCGAATATTTCCGTATTCCCGCACCACTGCATCCCGCTTATTTTGGCAAAGCCACGCTGGCGGATAAAAGCGTACTGCGTTTTCGACTGTTTGATTTGTCCCTGGGTGGCATGGGGGCGCTGTTAGATACGTCGCCGCCAGAAAGTCTGGTGCCGGGTATACAGCTTAAAGAGATTGAACTGGATATGGGGCAATGGGGAAGATTTCGCTGTGACGTACAGCTATTAGCCGTCAGCGAACGCAAAGTGGTGGACAGTAAGGGAGAAACGATTGTCACCCCGCGCCTGAGCTTTCGTTTTCTGCATATGAATCCGGTGCTTGAACGCTCGCTCCAGCGAATTATTTTCTCGCTGGAGCGTGAGGCGCGCGAACGGGCGAACAACGTCCGCTGA